The DNA window CAAGTTAGaaacgatatatatatatatatattattctattGAAAATTCTTAATAATTTAAGTCTCTTGGTCCTCAATTAATTTGGTTATTTTGGATATTATTGAATTTTTAAATTGAGGAAAGGATAAagataataaattaaataaatattatttgaagaatttaaaataaatttgaaaagcATCTAAATCAGGAATGTACGTGGAATAGATTGTTTAATCAAAAGTTAAAGTACCTAAATATAAAGTTAAAAAGCAatgaatgtttaatttaaaaatgtTTAAAATGAGGCATCTAATTCTAATTCTAATCCAAGACTAGGAACCTACATGCTAAGCTCTAAGTATAATTCTACATCTTAAAACAATTAATCATACCAACcaattaaatcaaaataaaaaaaataaattgaatgacATTTTCTCAAAAGGatattgtagcaatggtctcaTTAACTTTAACCCGATTGGAATAATagtcccttaactaaaaatctatgatcataactcatcaaaacgtacagctatgatcattttcgtcaaGTCCGTTAGAACTTTCGTCAAAATGAATCACATGTCACTCACGTAAGGCTGAATCGAATGGCAgatatagaaaaccaaatgaaaaaatagtctctcaactttaaccaaattagagcaatagtccctcaattttaacttaattatagcaatggtccttccaacatagttcattttgacaaaattctgacggaattgatgaaaatgatcatagatgtattttttaatgaattaagAGACTAATAATCATGAATCTTAAATTGGAGAAATATTGTTACATTTTTCTGAGATAGACATCACATCATGGATAAAAATAGTTTGTTTTATCGGATTATAATATGAATTTATGAGTCTCACCTAATTCAAAAGAAGTGAgatatatactataatatatAGCCTAGTGTTGCATCTGTCCTTCTTTATGagcaaaaaaatattatatataggTCTCACCCACTTCATCTATTTACATGTGGAGTTGTTCTAACATCCAATCTAAGCAATGtattttatcaaaataaataaataaataaatctaagCAGTGTATAACCAACCTAATCCAATTCAATCTAATTGGTATTGATGAATTTGGCGATTGATTATTCAAAAAACGACATTATTTCCTTGGTGACCAATTTAAAGTTCCATCaagttttattatttatttattatttagaaGGGAAAGATACAAACTTATAACAAAGTCGAGAGGAATACgaagttattgatttttaaGATGAGAGGCTATCAAGCATAGACATCATTTTTAAAAGTAAATACTTTTAGTTGTCTAGTACTAAGAGAACGAAACTCTCATCTCTCTTCTAAATTAAATGCTCCAAAAGGAATGTTCTCGAATCCTATGGTCAATTGGTCTCAATttctttggagtttcaaagaagaaattggTACCCACAGGAAGGTTTGGTTTGTACTTTGCCTTCCCAAGTGAGACTGGTTGCTCGACAAGGACCCAAGGGAACGTATGAGAACTTTGAATCAACCTCTATACATATCTTTTTGTTAAAAGAATAAGATAGCAATTATAGCACGAGAGAGACGTACACATGGCTAGTTTATGCCAAAAgatagaaaaataaatcaacatCAAATCAATTTATCGAACACGTTATTTAAGAAATTCGAATTTTAAAACTCTTGCTTACAATTGAATGGTCTTTTTCTGGCCATATGGCTAGTTAACCTCCATGCTCCATTAATACAGACTTACAGATGAACAAGCTCGAGATCGTGGACACTGTATGCATCATTCAATGCTTACAACGATTACAAAGAAACATATCATTGAAATAGTTAATATTCCCTCCTATCCCTCCATTGACTTCATTTCTTTTCGTCCCCCCTTTAAGCCAGCTTTGTAAGCCTTGCGCATGCTATAAAATTTGGATAAATACTTGCATTTTTTCAGGGAAAAAGGCACATATCTTATTTCTTGCAAATAATGCACCTTTGAGTACAAGTAACATATTATTGATGAACCATCcattatttgatatatttgaaTAACTAAACTATCTTCGATTTGAAtggtttttactttttagtAGAGATAATTTTCAAATGAGGATTAAAAATTGAATGGTGCCAATTATAGAGTTTATATAGGAAAATACATAATTAGCAAATAACGAGGTATGTGTATTCTTGGAACAAATTTGCGCACCGTCGTGGATGGTGGGGCACAAATCCGAGTAAAGAGAGTAACCGTGAGCAAGCTTAAGATCGCCCCGGGGGGAGGGGGGTTGCACCAAAGGCTCTCCAACCGTCAAGCTAGTAAGCAATTTTAGACTCAAGTAGTGGGTAATAAAATTAGAGTATCGAGGTTGCGTGACGAACCCTAAATGGGTGTATTAATATTGTTAAGCCAAGAGAATACTAGAGCATATCTAGAGGTAGATATTGCACCTCTTAGGAGTTATGATTGCTTGCGGTGTACGCCAATTCCTAGATTATAGAAACTCCAAGACATATGAACGTATTGTATCATGTCTCCTTATTATAGGGCTTTATTGTTCGCCATCTCCAACTGCAAAGGGGATATTCTACTTAGAGCCTACCTGACTTGGCTAGCTACAAGGATTTGATTGATTCATATCCATATCAGATTGTGTGTCTTGCTGAACAAGTATGGTCATACCTGCTCAGTTTCATATGGTCCAGCTCTGCTCGGAGCTGTCGACTTCTAAGGTAATTGTATTGCAAGCAACCTTACTCCGACTCTAGAAAATTATGGTCCCACAATTGCCGCTCACTATGCATCTGAAAGGCAACATGTTCCCTTTAAGGATGGATAGTCATGAATTTTAAGTTGAGAGATCATTGCTCTAGTtggattaaaattgagggaccattgctacaattttatAAGATAGACATGACGTCATGGACAAAAATactttgttttattggattataATATGAATTTCTGAGTCTCAACTATGTTAAAAGAAGTGGGATATATACTATAAATATATAGCCCTTGGGTTGCATCTctgccttttctttttcctttttgagcaaaaaaaatattataatgggTCTCACCCTCTTCATCTATTCTACATGTGGGGTTGTTCAACATCGAATCCAAGCATGTATAACCACTCTAATCCAATTCGATCTAATTGGTTTTGATAAATTTGGGGGATTGATTATTCAAAAAACGACGTTATTGCCTTGGTCACCAATTTAAAATTTCAtccagttttattattattattattttaacaaacgatattatctacactaaaggaatTTGGGAGAGGGGGTTTTGCCTCACAAttgactagcaataatgtggttcaaattcgtttttggtgagaatcgaacctaagacctctcaattTGTTTTACAAAAGAGGAACAGTCACTGCTCAGTCATACAATCTTCAaataaaacacctaaaatgaaatcctgtggttCTTCAAACCATAGACAAGGACTACTGGACTAGAGAGTGTAATCGGCAAGTAAGCGAGCAAATTCGTTTGCTTGGCGTCTTATATGGGTTCTTCACCCACTTCACAATCAAAGAGATCGAAGAATGGCTAGCAGTAAAAGTAGGAGTGGAGAAGAGCTGGAAATTTTGCCACCACCAGATGGTGCAAGAGACCACGATATTAGGAGGGTCACATTTATTAGACCAAAGCATAGTATTCTGAGCGGTCCAAATAGCATAGGAGAGCATCATGATTAAATCAAAATTATGCTTGTCAAGTTTAGGAATGAGAGACACCACCCAATCATAGGCCCAAGGGGGTGAGGGGGCCACTAATTAAAATCGGATTCTTAtggaagttgtttactaaacttTCTGGAATCAAAGTATGAATGATGTTGATTCCATAAAAACTGTTTACCAAATACCCTGATTAGGAATTAAAACCAATATAATTACTAAATTGCTCATGTTCTAAATAAATTAATGAAGCATATGGTTTCAACTTCATCAATTTAGACTAATGTTCATTCTTGGGACATTGATCTAGTGAGAACTTATCACCCTTACTTACTGGAACATTTGCTTTGTTGCAATTCTCCGTATTAAACCTGTCAAGCACTCTTTCAATGTAGCCCTTTTATGacaaacaaagaagttttcTCTGCCTATCTCTCATGATCTCAATTCGTAGAACATAGTGAGCCTCTCCCAAGGTCTTCATCTCAAAAATGGCACTCATAATGGTCTTGGTTTCCCTCAAAAGTTGTAAGTCCGAGCTTGACAATACGAATAGCCTAAACAGATACTTTAGTCAATTCCCCAACAAAGACGTTAtaatagtttttagtttttgtcttTCAAAACCATGCAATGAATTTGTGATACGTACAAAAAAACCAATATCAAACCACCAAATATTAGCGAGAATTTTTATGGGTTCCACCCGTTGACACGTTTTTAATGTGCTAGTGTGAAActgttcgtggcaggaatttccgctggggatgtttcctggccgacgagcacacagctcccctggaggttggcgcaggttgagggctgctgtcgggcttctgcttcgtttctgggcgttgtcgggcaagtcttgtcgggcaagactcttcgggcaaggctcttcgggcaaggctgaaagagaaggacagcgttaactttgagaggtgcctttgtggggccttaggtgtaggccttgaggctcacaatcaaggttaacatttaggtgctcaggcgtgccactgccatctttagcatggcagatgtaaaatggttgtcgttctttcattgtatatatatatatgtatccaagaaaccgtgttagttacaacaggtgcctttgtggggccttaaatgtaggccttgaggcttcccatcaataactaaaccagtgctcgaacacataatatttatttttgtgattGTAGGAGTCTTCTaactattatatttctgattacCCGGATCCAAGGAATAGAACGAACCCAaatgggtgcctttgtggggccttaggtgtaggccttgaggcttcccatcagagttcattcttattCTTAGACTCTTAAGATCGCTgaataggatgaatccaaatggatgcctttgtgaggccttaggtgtaggccttgaggctttccattagaGTTCATCCCATACTTAAGcattctatgataatcatgatataatagaaagaaaactagaaggtaggtcgattactttctccccaagtaacttcggacttctcgtttatcaaggattgtcgtggatgggttaagtccacataaagttcttttttatgccttgaggccaaggacttttaaactaatcagatttacatgcctgcGGGCTTAAGACTTGGATCTGATTTAAGCATCGAAGATATATTTAAATCGGATCCAAGTATTGAGAAAGCTTTGTCATAGTGATTTTGCTAGGAACAGACTTGCATATACTAAgaatatacaacatattgctagactttaaagaaagagaagacaaagacagaacaaagcaggtcgggcaagattaaaccttatcaattaaggctgatcgtcttgcaggtccctatctttATGGTTCTGTCACAGGTCTAGAAGCTTAGAGGTGGAGAGGGGAAGAAGAATACAAAAgggtgaatcgatactacaacaagttagagcagggtagcagagctattacaaagtttAGGAGAAAAGAGTATCCCGCGGGGGATAAAGGTTGgtcccgaatgggatgaaggcttggctgactacagcttcgtttggaaggcaaatctggctttgagcagagttttggcttgcagttgtttgtttgtttgagtgttctTGCTCCTgtcttctcttcttccttttatagacgacttgACTCGGCTTCCTGTAGCaacagctttgcccgaatgcggtctgagggtgatgactcatcagctttattacatgtaatgccaccataaagtactttatgggctgtgcagtctgatcagtctacactacttggtccttgggtaggtaggcAAGTGGCCTTTGTGATTTGtatcaagtcagaaaaggccatTTCCTGCCTTCCCAAGTTTCGGCTGGGTTTTGATCTTCTATTCCTCTAGGCCCCCTTTTGGGCCGACTTCATCCTTGGGCCTGAAGTTcagttttaatccaaacagtgcccccttcaattaatgttaaacctggaattccaggcgccaatattaaTTGAAAGAGATTCTTTATTAAACCCACGAATACCTTGCGATTGCACTTCTGCGAAAGGAATCCCTACTTCTCCCCACCACTTTTCTCTGTTGCCCGACAAGGTTGCATTTtatcctctttctttctctatcttcACCAAATGGCTTCAGGATCCAGCCAAAACCCACCATCTTATGAGTCCGGCGATGGAATCGCCACCCTACGCCGTCTACTCAACGGGATGCATCGTCCGCGGGCAGGTTTACACCCTGAACTATTCTTCGAGATGCATGGGGTACAGTCATTGGGTCCCGCCTGGATTTCTCGGGTCCCCTCAGTAGTGGAAGACAACATGCCTAGGGGAAACTGGTTTACCCCAAATCCCTATTTGGCCGGGTCGGGCATCTCCTCCTCTAAATGGTCATTACATCGTCGAGGCTTTCCCTTGATGAATGATCCTACCTGGGCCCAGTGGGTTGACGAATTGGAGCCCTTTTTCAAGCAAAAATGGATGAGCAACGGTATTTATGAATTACTTGTGCTTTCGAAGACTTCCATTGTCCCTAAGCCCGAATTGCTCACTTCTGCTCTCCTCTTTTGGAATACGGGCACAAATACCTTTGATTTTCGTATGGGTCCCATGTCTCCCACCATTCTCGATATGGCCCAGGTCTTCTGGTTGAGGCCGTCGGGCAGGACAGTAGATGTTACTCAAGATTGGGTTCCGTCTTCTACCACCGGGAGTTCGAGTTCTTCTACCACCTTCCTTCCTCTGAGCTATAACTCCGCCACTTTCAAGAGTTATGGGACCTCCTTTAAAGGATTCATTCCTTTTgtaaaggaaaattttggggcAGGCTCCCCTCGGGCTAACAAAGATCAAGAACATATGTACTTTCTCCTTTACTGGCTAAACAAGCATGTCTTCCCCAACAAATCTAAGGGAGTGAGGGTAGAATGGATCCCCTTGGTGAAGGTTCTTCACAATTTTGATGATGTAGCCATAGGTCCATTTCTTCTCTCCCATCTCTATCACCTTCTTTTCGAAATGACTCGGGATGAGCCCTTTGAGACCAACTTGAACGGACCAATCTGGATGATACAACTTTGGCTGCAATGGTATTTTCCAGAATTTCGGGCTGCCAACCTAGAGTTTCCAGAGGGTGTGGCTCCTGCCCGAATTCTAGCAGAAGCTCCTCCTACAGACCATTCCACCTTCGCCTGCTTTTACTTTTTCAGAGTCTGCAGGACTCGATCAGACTTGGAATGGGGTGCGTCAGTCTTGAGGAGATACCCTTGGTTCTCTGACCAAGCCTTCCAAGATGCCCCCGGTGAGGATGCTACCCCCTTTTGTAGAGAAAAATTTATCAGCTGTATTCAACCAAGAGACTTGGCCTGGGGGGTTCGGGGCAATAGATATGATCGAAGCCTGGAGGTGTACCATCCTAACTTCTGCAGCCGGCAGTTAGGATTTAGGCAAGCTATACCTGTCCCATTCTTCGACTCTATCCATTATGGCACCTCATTCCGGTTACAAACCCCAACTGAAGTGACATTCCGAGCCGCCCGACGTAGCCTGGATGTAATGAGTCAAGCAGCCCGACATTCCATTGTTCTTAATTTTGAATGCACCTCGTTGTTTTCATCTTGGTGGGAGGATAAATTGACTAGAAAGTATGGAGGAGATTTGAAGGTGAATCACGATCACATCTTTAACCAGCTTTCTCTTAAATCATATCCTGGCTCGGGCGAGCTTGCAAATTGGAAGGAGATGATTCAAGAGAAAAACCGGTTACTTCTAATAGGTACCTCTCTTTCCATCTGATTTTGTTTTCCCTCTGATGTCCATTTTCCCTCATATTTGCTTGATCCTGCAGCTCCAGTAGATACAGAATCTGAAGCCATTGAATCGGAGAATGATTCTGCTGATGCTGCAATTCTTCATGGTGCTACCACAGAGGCTGAGAGACGAGAAGCTGGGGAGGGGACGGATATCTCAGAATCCATTGGTGATTCGGGAGCTGAATGAACTCCCAGGATAATCACTAAAGCCCCCAAGCGAAAGAAAGCAGCCATGACTAAATATTCAAACCCTGATCCTGCACCTCGTCCAGCAACCATACGACCAGTTCTTACTCGAAAGAGTAAGCGGGCAAGGATTACTATTCCTCTTGAATCATCAATCCCATCTGCTCCAGTTCCTGAGGCAGGCAGAAAGAAGCAACAATCATCAAGTGAGTTTCTTTTTTCTATTTCAAACTGCTACCTTTCTCCCTTATCTAATTGTCCTTTTTATCGATCAACAGGACCTCAAGCATCTAAAAGACCAATCCTTGCTTCTAAGGAAGAACCTCTAAGAGCTGCTATGCTTAAAAAGGCCGAAGAATTGCGAAACACCGTCCTCCGGGAACTCGAGGTATGACTGATATTGTTGCATAATTTCTGACTTTCATACAACTCTAAACTTGATTATTCTGACTCAGGCTGCAAGAGAGGAAACGCTCTCTTCGCCCGAGGCCTCTCCACAACCTGCCCGAGAGAAAAATCTTTCTTCCTCCCAGACCAGTCCTGCTGAGGTACTTCTCTCCCCCTCTTTCTTGGATCTCTCTCCCATTTATGGATCTAATGGCTAaggcctttttcttcttctattttgtCTTCCTAGGCTGGTGCATCTGCCTCTTTGCCCAGTCAGGGACCTCCTCTGAGATCCATGGCCTCTTCCACTGCTCTAGATGCGACCCCTTCTTCTCAATTTGATCCGTCCACAGGAGTGATGTTACACTTCGTGGATGAAGATGATCCTTTGGTGAGTTATTATTTCCTTATTGAAATTCTGCACATTGCTACCCAATTAACTCCTATTCATGTTTTCTGCAGCCGTCTCCAGTGTATGAGTCACCTCCCTCACTAGTGGTCTCAGATAAGGAACCCATAGTTCCTGAGATCCCTGTTACTTCAGATGCTGCCATTTCGCAGGCGTTTGCTTGCCCGATAGTTGATGAACCCTCTTCTCCTCCTCCAGATCAGACTCAGGTACTGGAATGTTTTCTTCTTGCTCCTTCCTCTGGTGACCCTTTTGCTGATAATTACTGCTTTCTTTGGATATATCCAGGATGCAGGCATAGGTTCAGGCGCAGCTCCTCCTGCTGGCGGTGAAGAACCTTCTTCCCAACCAAGAGTTAATACATTCTCTGGTGAAACCCCGGAGCTGAGTCGGGTAAACTTCTTCTCTCCAGAACCTCATTTGCTTCAACCTGTATTTGAATCAACTTGACCGAGTCTTTTGGTTTTTGTAGCAAGCTTCAAAAGAAACTTCCGCTCTTCCATTAGCTCGTAAATCAAAGCGCCCCCTTCCTTATTCATCTTCTGGAGGTATTGGTACCTCCTTCTGGAGTTGAGCAGACTAAGCAGGCAGACATTACCCCCTCAATAGGCATTGTCTCATCGGAGAGAACTATCGGGCTAGACCCTCCTCCTTTCTCATCCTCTGATCCTGCCAAGCTGCCAAAACTCTTTGAAGCACTCGGGCGACTTAAGACGCGGCTGAAATCTTCAACGCAGCCTTCAGTAACCTCCATGTCTTTGGAGCAAAAGCAAATCTTTCAGGAATGGGCAAAGAAAGAATTCACCGCGTCATTTAGTCTCAAGGCTCTTTGTGATCTTGAGAAGGTCATAACCGAATTTTTCAAAACTGGTCGTTTGTCCAAGCCTCAGCATGAttcttttttctccttcttcgaGAACTTGCAGGCTCTCAGGGAACAATACCAGAGAGCGGATAGACAGGCTAACCGGGCAAAATGCTTCATGGAGAAAGAATCAAACTCCTCTACCCAAGTTAAACGGCTGATGGAAGAAAGCATGCAGACCAAAGAGAGGGTTAAAGTGGTTTCTTCTGAAATCCAGAagcttgaagagcaactgaTTGCCTTAAAGGCAGAAAGAGCAACTCTTCTAGATACCCTTGAACACCAAATCGAAGGGGTAGAAGAAGCGACTTCGGAGCTAGAACAAGCCAAGTCCAAACTTGTAAATAGCCATACTATTTTGGCCGAACCTAGTAGGATTTTTACCATCATGCGAACATATCATTCCAGAGTAATCACTCTATGTAAAGATGTAAAGTTTTTAGAGTAGAATGATTTGCGACTCCCTTTTATATTGGAATGGATATATAATTTGCTTCCTGCTTTGCTCTGTTTGAACTAGCTTCGGGCAACTCTTTGCCTCCTTGTCTACTTGCTTTTCCACCTTTATTGTTGACAACCTTAGAACCCGCATCTGGCCCTCTGGTCCCCCTTATGGCACTCTTACTCAGCTGATGATCCCGGCTCCTTAAAAATAAGGTTGATCATATTTATAGAAGCTTCCGGGAAAGGTTTAGTATCCACCATCATACTGGCCTGGGGTGAATCAAGTAGCAGCTTACCCTTCACTATAAGATCTTGTACCCAATCTCTAAACTGGACACAATTAACTATagaatggttgaaggtataaTGCAGCTTGCAATACTTCTTCCCCCTGATTTCTTCGGGCTTGGGCATCTTTTTGGCACTGTCGGGCAAAATTACTCTCGCCCGCACCAACTCTTCATAGATCTCCGGTGCCTTGGTTAAATCAAACGAATAGCTCTGATATTTTGGGGGC is part of the Malus domestica chromosome 12, GDT2T_hap1 genome and encodes:
- the LOC139189798 gene encoding uncharacterized protein, translated to MASGSSQNPPSYESGDGIATLRRLLNGMHRPRAGLHPELFFEMHGVQSLGPAWISRVPSVVEDNMPRGNWFTPNPYLAGSGISSSKWSLHRRGFPLMNDPTWAQWVDELEPFFKQKWMSNGIYELLVLSKTSIVPKPELLTSALLFWNTGTNTFDFRMGPMSPTILDMAQVFWLRPSGRTVDVTQDWVPSSTTGSSSSSTTFLPLSYNSATFKSYGTSFKGFIPFVKENFGAGSPRANKDQEHMYFLLYWLNKHVFPNKSKGVRVEWIPLVKVLHNFDDVAIGPFLLSHLYHLLFEMTRDEPFETNLNGPIWMIQLWLQWYFPEFRAANLEFPEGVAPARILAEAPPTDHSTFACFYFFRVCRTRSDLEWGASVLRRYPWFSDQAFQDAPGEDATPFCREKFISCIQPRDLAWGVRGNRYDRSLEVYHPNFCSRQLGFRQAIPVPFFDSIHYGTSFRLQTPTEVTFRAARRSLDVMSQAARHSIVLNFECTSLFSSWWEDKLTRKYGGDLKVNHDHIFNQLSLKSYPGSGELANWKEMIQEKNRLLLIAPVDTESEAIESENDSADAAILHGATTEAERREAGEGTDISESIGDSGAE